The Cardiocondyla obscurior isolate alpha-2009 linkage group LG18, Cobs3.1, whole genome shotgun sequence region GATAGGGAACaagacagaaagagaaagagagaaaaagatgaaagcagggaggacgagagagaaagagaaggaacaAGCCGAGTAGTTCAATCACCTCTCGACGGTCAGACCGTTGGCCGTACCGACGAATTTCCGATAGACATTTAATTATCCCCGTTCAAACGAGGGACTACCTTTAAATTCCAGAGCTCGGCCACCAGCATACCGGCGCGCTTGGTCGTCGAGCTCGCTCGTTACATGTGGTTACCGTGTAAGTAtcgcagagagaaaaaagtataGGACGCAGCAGCTGCGCTTGCAATCCGATATCTGTTGTAAATTGAGACGCTCCAGTGAGCTATTTCTctagtatttaaataataaaatttttccctcccgtttTTAAATCGTTGCGTCGCATTCGAGTCGCggtaatattgaaaaaacagaaaaatgaaaaatgccaaaattaatttctgacgATTTTTGATATCAGAATTTAACTGTCTAAGTAAATACAGATTCTTGCCCGTCTTTGAGTAATTAGATGCAGCAATGAAACTTGTTAAtcgttcaaaataaaaaaaattgaagttcTTCGTAAACTTTCATAATGTTATTGAAGtaactcaataaaaaaaatatttaaaaaaaattaatgcgtaAAACAAAGCAACTATGACactatgtaattaaaaaaaaaagttatatgtGCCATATAAAtgaattattcatattaataacatatacACAAATGTAggagaaattcaattttttttcggatgttgtattaattttaaaaacgttaaaaaattaaatgtttaacatTTGCAAAATACTAGTATTTGCATGGTATTGTTAcacgtttttaatataatataaataaaacatagatataattgtaataattaacgttttaatatgttttatcatttcagaaaaatttaataaaaactaattaataaaaaaaaatagcataaataattaatacggaCGCCAGAAAcagtattttaaaagttaacaAGTTTCATTGaataaagcaataaaaacCTGAGATTACTCACTCGTACGACGCAAGATTGCACAGCCACAGTATAATCCGTCACGTTGATCTGCATTGGTTTGGGTAACGTTGATCTGCATTGATTTGCGTAACGTTGATCTGCGTAATGTTGATCtgcaatattaatacattcatattaaaataatatttaaaataattaataaattcttcaaaagataattattgcgcgcacaattttatttctctctctttctcgtgtACATATGCACATGCCGAAatcatcaaaattaatatcatttttaaaattattcttaaatatatttgaaaaaaagataaattggTAAATGACTCACTTTGCAATCATTTTACTGTCGCTCAATGCCTTCCTGGTCTGTCTCGTCCCTTGGCGTTTCACGTAGCTGCTCTTTTGTAATTTGCATGACGTTccttttttctcgtttcctcTTGATCATCCTCCGATGGCGTTCATCCAACACTCGCAAAAAGCACGGCACTCATCACACAGGATCACTTTcgctgaaacagaaaaaatatagataaatatgaattctaaaattattcttaaaaatattttggagcaaagaattaataaactgCTTACCTCGCGGTCATTTCACTGTCGCCCGATGCCTCCCCGGGTCAGCTCGTCCCTCGGCGTTTCACGCAGCTGCTCCTTCGCAATTTGCGCGATGTTTCTCTTTTCCCTCGACCATCTATCAGCATAGTCCGCTCGACACTCGCGAAAACGCGGCACTCATTACGCACGATCCTTTTATCGGCGgcggattatcgcggcgattttttacaattaaaattaagaagcgcgacgaatgTAAAGCGAGGTCCTTTTGATTTGTGGGTCGATTCTCGTCAGCCGTATAAACGAGAATTTGCTTCAAGAGATGAGATGAgccgcgatacgaaatgttCCTCGcgcacttaattttttaagttccTCAAAAATCACCTGCTCGAAGaatcccggccgcgacgaagaagatggGCGAGGTGCGGATCTCACGCTCCGAAATGGCGATCGTCGGAACTAGCTGAATGCCGGTGAAGAAGATGGCAGGTGAACCGGGTTGGTACCGCTGAACGCGCGGCGTAATTCAggtcggacgctccgtgcgctCCGCCTACGCCATAACCTTGTctttccgaagcactttttcgaggcGCGAAAGAACCACAGAGCGATAAGTGGAACAGCACACGAgtgcataaaattattgttcgATCCCGAATCGACGACGTCAACGCATATTTGCATGCGAAACCGTCCTATCCGCGGTTAAAAAttcgcgtaattgcggagcgattagcgaCACGTATTCACGCCCGAAGCGCCGCGACTAGACtgaccgttagagatttcggcccttagatagaaagagactaccgcgtaaaaaaagtgagagGGCAATAGGCTCGTCGTCAAGaacgctgtccttctcgcacaGAATTCTCGGAAGCGTCCGAGCTCGACTAAATTCTCAGAAGCGTCCAGCTGGATGCCCAGTTTTATTTACCtacgtttttttattagctCACCGAGCTCgagatgtttttttatttcttctgtcGATTTTCGTCGACGGAATAAACGCCAAAAACTTGCGTGAAGCGGCGAATGAGATGGGaccgcgatataaaatgttccctgcgcaatttattttcctCAAATTcctcaaaaattatttaatcgaaacGGGATGAGaatcccggccgcgacgaagacgggCAAGGTGCTCTAGCTTCTGGTGTCTTCTTCACCGTGCAATAGATCCGTGATAGCCTTGGCGAGGGATCTACACCGAAGAACAGATATAGCGTTTTCTGCGGTGatagcggctagcgtacgtaattctAGGCGGCAGCGGCAAGGGATAAGAGAACGAAGGGAatatcagtcatcggcaatccggccggcgcggtatataatacatgcggcacatgtgaaagtcgacgcacacgacgctaaagtcgcgTTCTCTTGGTGCCGTCGTCACAGCAATCGTcttatctgcttttcagtgtacatacACGACCCATTACATGGTCAAGAAGATACGCCGGCCACGCGAAAAGAGCATCGGTTTTCGAGACGAAGATGTCGAGGTATCCGCGTGTGTTTGCATTTTAACATtgaaattttagattaaaatttttttttcgccgtcTTGGCTTGAGCCCCGAAGTTGCTCGCAAGATGCTAATCTCGAGGGTAACCCAAAGTGACCATTGACTCGATCCTTACCGTGCTATCTTTCGAGGGTGAATTTAATTCTGAATTCGAGAAGGCCAACTATTATCGTATTCCATCGCAcgcggaatttttttaataccgtgATTCGATCTGAAAGTCAGATGAAATCcatttcgaaaaataatttgcaactgCGGCGAGTACGTATGTACACAGACTTTACTCGAGCAATAAATCGGCAttgtcgcgaataaatttccaaATTTGATTCTGCAGCTTTTGCAGTCGCGATTTTTAGACAATCTgacaaaacaaatttttaatcgttaaaatttCACCAGCAGCATCCGTCTCTCCGTTAATTGAATGCATTTGATtacggtaattaaatatttacgattGAAATGAGTGCGTTAAATTAGTCGCCGAATATCACGGGCaactgaataaaataaagcgtataaaaatatacttgacgcatgttttaaataattaaccgCTCTCGAATGTGCCTCTCTGTAagctcgttaattaatatttactattAAATGCATGAATGCTCcgttcttaatatttattacttgatATTTTTTCCGTCCTCTTcagactttttatttttatacaaaagtcaACAGTATGAATAACGCATtgatcaaattattaattcattaaaccTCTAATAGCttcgtctatttttttctttaattgagagaaaaaaaaaaaagaaagctgtAGGATGCTAGTCCATTTGACTATAGTTTCGTCCGTTTCGTCTAGCACTGTCACGGACTGGTGCATCCATCTTGCGGTGAACGCTACTAACCCAGTAATTTCAGATCCCAGTAATTTctacaagaaaattaattaatttagtaatcGTGCTTTCCATTcagagtaattaaaaaaccgAAGATGCAAAACTTGAGCAGATAATTTGCCAAGTCGACATTACCGATTACTTATATGATTCCCGGGAGGTTATATGCCTTTCGTTCGTCGCCAGAGAGGCGCCGTCGTTCGTCCTTGTCGCGTTCACGCAGAATCTGTGCGGTATCGGTGGGATGATGGTGTCGTCCAACGTATCGGTCAGCGCATCAAGCCGCATCGTCCACGAGAATGTAAATAAAGCGCCACTTAGCTGACTAGCTCGCCGAGCGTGAGAGGACGTCGTCGCGCGGACCCGCAATATGCGCGCAGCCGAATGCACGACGACAGCCGGCCCGTCGAGCAATCACCAAAGGTGCGTAAAAAGAGGACCCGGTCCAGTCCTGACTCTCTCAACCTGtcgcaacgacgacgacggtacACGTCGCCCTGAGACACCTGCCGTGTCCCGCCTTAGCTCTTCGAGCTGCGCCACGCCGCGTGATGTCGATGACGCACGCATTCACGCGCCCACTGTGCATAGACGTACACGTATCGGTAGTGTGACAGTTGTTTTATGTTGTTTGCACGCGGGATGGCAGGCGCAAGGAAGAAAAGGTGCGCACAATAATATCAATTGTTTTACTTTCCAGGACGAGTCGTCAGCAGGAGAGTTTCTGGCGAATAAAATCTCTTTGTGAAATGTAGAGAAGCTTCCCAGACATAGAGGTAAAGTGAATAGCAGAATGTGATGACTCGTTTATCAAACgacaaaaaaatgtaacagcAAAAAAAGCATTCGTGTTTTACATTGCATAACATTCTTCGTGGAACAAAACGGTAGCTGCACAGATCTGCTGACagtttattgcattttattattgatgATGATTATATTACAGTGTACTACATATATTACAGGATAGCACATACTATGTGtgacaatattaatatctcaAGAGCTACAtgtttgatttctttttaaatcttgtATCTCGAGTGTTATATCTTGAGATTATGTTTGCATTGAAATCATTTAACTATTATATTTCAATCAGTTTCTTATCTTGATAAGCTCTCACTATATCTGCAGATTTGTTTTCTTGTAAaagagttaattttattatcattttgtACTGTTTTTCACCGAACTATACTATTAATGCACAcgttttttatcgatattagtaaaattaaatttattaaaaatatttgttcttaTATATTGGTtgattaaaacatttttaaaacattaaattaatttattttttatcgatttctttttctttgcaatttatctttaatttttttttaataaataaaacttagaTTGTTACATCATCAACACAAGATATTAAGTTTCTCGAATAAAATTCCATTcgaaattatcttatttttactGGCTTATCTAAGccagtaaaaattatatatgtcttTTGTATTTCTCTGCTTATTTCATTACGAATGATAAACCCTACTACTTAATGACGTATGTGAGAAGGCAGCTGTTAAATTGTTAGCAAAAAAATCTTAACGGTACAGTTGTTTCACGTTATCTGTGCCTGGCTGATGTTAAGTATATACCATAATTATCTCTAGAGATAATTCTTATATTACTGGAGATAAATGTCTTTGGAGATAATTATATACGCTTGACATATGGCGCAGCTGTATGAACTCTAGAATATATTCGTTAATATATCTCTacatattttagaatttttttagaattgtCAATTAGATAATAATAGTCATACTATaactgttttttttgtttttacagaTGAACGTTCCATTGTATGGCGTTCTTGGAGCTGCCGTTACTCTACTTGCTTACATCCTCGGCATAGGAACAATTGTAAAACTTATTATCTGCTTGCTTGCATTAATTTTAGGGTAAGCTAGCcgaattataaaacaagaacgtacatataatttaatgcaaatatgtaaattatatataaaatattcaatgtgatatttaaagaatgaagataataaatatgtgtatatgtacgccgagaaataattttaaaaaatattctgttaCAGGACATTgatttgtatatataaaacgtattCACCGAATCTCGACAATGTTATTAAATCTGAAAGGGAAGATTTAACGAAGAAGACTGAAAAGTTCCGACAGGTAAATGAAAATGTTAGAATTCGGTCGTACCTTATTTGTGAACAATTATTCATAATTGACGTGTTACGGTTACAGTATATACTCGATCTGTCTAAGGAAAAGATGACATTTACATTAGATAAGAGAATAACTGGTAGTCGTATCATTGATGAATCCCTGCAAGTACATATTTATAGTAATATTATGAAAGAGTATTAAATCATCTGTTGATTCTTcgatgtaacatttttattattttttttaggaaatTTTGGATTTCTTGATTAGAGATTACGTGGAGCCGTGGTACAATGTTGTTACAGATGACGAAGAATTTATCTATTCCGTTCGAGATACTGCCCAAAAAATCGCCATCAACGTAGCAAATAGGtatagaaaagaattatttttaatattaagtttagaatattttttaatatattagcTTCGttcagttttattaaatttatttataaatttatttttgcaaatttttttttatattataaataattataaatattgataattaaaacagGGTTAAAAGCGTCGATTGGATACCCTATTTGACTACACGACTTGTTGACGATGCGGCTTCGCACGTCAGGTTGTATCGACAAGCAAGCGCGAGGATGAAGCAATTACGATCAAACAGAGTCCAAAAAGGTAGTGCAAGCTCAAGTACATCAGGCGGAACTCCAAAGAAGACGCCCACCCATCGACGCAATAAGAGCGAGACCGATGTCTCTTGGTATTCACAatcgaaattttatatacctAATCTGTCATCACTTACCGAGCCAATTGAATCATCTAGCGATGAAAAGGAGGATGAATCACTAGAAAAGATATTCTTTGATCTCGAGGTGCAAATGGAAAACAATCTTATATGCAGGGATTTGATATGCACGAACGATACTCAAGAATTGGAGTTTCTGGGAGAGATATCTGAAATCCTGTTGTACCTGGTACTACCCAAGGCGGACTTTGATTGTTTGACTGTAAGATTTGTCTTAAGGGAATTATTAGTGAACGTTATAATCAGACCGTTGTTGGATCTTTTCTCCGATCCTGATTATATTAATCAGGCGTGTATATGGCTGGTaagttaaaactttaaatttctcgatagtaaattttaatatttatatttgaataatatgtaatagttcatatttttattttagtgtACTAAGGATGGTGGTTTACCAAGTGATATCTTTTTAACGGTAATTAGAATAACGGACAATTTAGACGAATTAATGGCGACAAAAAATATAGTTTGTAAAGAAATAGCGCATTTGCGTTCAAAAGATTCGGGAGGAGATGACGATCTGTCGGTGAAGCAGCAACTGAATAGTTTGGTTTACGTGAAGAAAATCTTGGAAACGAGAATTATTGGTATGCAAGAAGGTTTGGAAACGGAAGCGGACGGTATTGGTGCTCAACCAGAATGGAACAGATTGCTCATACCAGGCCAGAAACTAGTTAATTTACCATTAGACGAATTGCTAAAAAATAACATCGCACTCAGTTACTTTATTGATTATATGACGTCTATAAATGCAGAAGCGTACCTGTTCTTTTACCTGAATATTTATGGCTGGAGAGTTTCAGCTGAGCAACAGATATCAGATattgaattacaaaaaattcaAAGTGCCCAATCTGGTACAAATGTGATCGGTACTAAACGTAAAAATCCAGATCTGGATAATCTGAAAGAGGCAGCCACGAAGATCTATCAGCAGTACCTGAGTGATAAAGCATCGCCAAAATTGCAACTGGATGATACATTGGTGAAAAGCTTACTAACGCGAACAAAAACGGAGTCTGTCAAAGAAACATGGTTTGACGATCTGCGAAATTGTTGTTACGAGAAACTGCAAAATGAGGATAGATTTCTGCCAGGCTTCAAAAGATCACTGGCTTATGTAAAACTTCTCGCAGAACTGGATCTGTTGAAAGATTCAGTGTCCGAAGACGATGCAAAATCTTTGGACAGCATAAGCTTGTCGAGCACGAACAACGAATTAGATACTTTGGAAGAATTATCCGAAGTATACAAAACTGATGATGCAAAGCTTGTAGTAAAGGAGGGCGCTAAGAAATCAAGTTCTTCGACGAGTTTAACGAGCATAGGAGAGGCGAACGAAAATAAAGGATCCGATGAAGTTGATGCGGATCCAAGTAATCTTAAAAGTGTAAAAAACACGCGTATCGGGTCTACCGTGGAGATCGAGCAAATCACTGAGAAGAaagatatttcattttatgtaGAAACTAACGCGGATCAATTTGTCAAATTAGACGAGAACAACTATGATCAAAATGCGATTAAAAAGCTGCAGCAAGGCCGTTTTGAGATCACTGCTACGATCATAGAAACCGGCATCGTCAGCGATCGTGGAAAAACATACGGTATATATGCGATAGCAGTCACAAAGAATTACGATTCGGGCtacaaagaaaaatggcaTATCTACAGACGATATTCTGACTTCTATGATTTGCATCAAAAGATCAAGGAAAAGTATTACGATTTAGCGAAAATACCTTTCCCTGCGAAGAAGGCCTTTCACAATATGGAGCGCACAGTATTGGAGAGACGGATGTTAATGTTGAACGCATGGTTATGCCAATTGACGAAACCTGCGGTTATGATCGGTCACATGGGATTGCAGAATTTATTACTGGCTTTCTTGGAGCAAGGCGACTATGATAAAGGCGTCACAGGCGGGCAGATTTCAAGAACGGTAAATACAAAgctcttttatatttacataaaattaaaaaattaattatgaaagatataagaaattacaaaataatatgtactaatttttataacatgtTTGAATacgtaacataaaaaattaattgtctaTATATTTGCTTTATACAGATCGACACTTTAATGAATCCCTTAAAGACATCCATGAAAAGTGTTACGCAGGCAGTTAAAACGATGCCGGATAATATGCTAAGTACAGTGGACGGCGTGATGGATAACTTGAGCAAAATTTTTGGTAATCCAAAGAAAACGAGTATATTTTACGAGAGTACCAAAGTTAGCGCCGGTCTTGATACAGAggtattttacatattttttatatcttatgtctaacaataagatacgttaattcagccaattaaattattaaatttatattttccacAGACTGATGATAATATTCCATTACGAATTATGCTCCTGTTAATGGATGAAATTTTTGATCTGAAAGTACGAAATCAATGGCTGAGACGACGGATTATAACGTTACTTCGCCAAATCATTCGTACCATGTTCGGAGACATAGTGAATAGAAGGATAGTGGAATACGTGTCGTTCATGACCAGCCCGTCAAAAGTTGCGGGATACTTGCGCTTGTTCAAGTAAGTAAATGACTAGGTTaggttaaaataaattaagtattgATGTATCAAAccgtaaaattttcaagtagaattaatatttatcaaatattaatatttttatacaaaataatacctatgtatattttctttaattattctttgcaataattataattattttatttttactcaattttaaaataatctgaaaaaaaatggaaaactaAGTGTGAATTAATGATGCATTGTAGAAATAGTTTCTGGCCGAATGGCGTGAAAGCCGAAAGTAAACCGCCACGAGACACGGAGATGAAGAACAGAACGCGAGTGGCAGCTAAGATAGCTTTGCTTTCGTGTCTCTCGGATGAATTGAAACATATCATAGGGAGCGAGACGACAAGATGCGGCTTGCTAAGGGTATTCGAACTGTTTCAGCGGCCCGTACTAAATAGAAGATTGTTGTACGTGTTGCTGGAAGGTGTCGTCGAGACTCTATTTCCACAAAACAATCTAGTGACAATTTTCAGGAAGCTCTATTCGGTATCACCGAGGGTGAAAAATAAGAGTAAAGTAAAATCCTGATGGAAGAATAGGACAGACTGATATCCAAATGCAATGGTATAAAAGAACGATTATGTGGCCGAAAAATTCtacgtaattaaaagtttcgaCTTCATTATCAATCTTTAGTAAAATATACTTCTCTTTGGTGGGTAGTTTAGAAATTAACGATATTAAGAAAATACTCGTGCAAAGTGTCCAACGTAAAGAAACatatttaagatatttatGCCTTTAACCCATTGAGCCTTTCTATTttactctttatttttcttgcagtcaaacatttttagaaattgatgtttttttttaatatttaaatcgattATTCTTCTAGATAAtgtttatcattattttttcttttattaaaaaaaaatactagtAATTTTTGTAGGCTATTTTATAGATTATAGTATAGTACGTGTACTTAATCTAAGTATGAATTTAGATTACGAtcattttcagattttttttagtgTACATTTTCTTATGCGAAATACAAAGTATTTAATGCAGGGCTCAATAGGTTAAGGCGTCGTCAATCATTACGCTTATTAAGATATTGGATGTTTAATCTCTTAAAACAGTCTCTTAAactataatgtatatatatataccattGCATCGGATACTCGTCGCGCCTGTAGCTTTCGACAGGGAACAAAACGAAAGTCATACGCTTTCATATTTTAACGATTTACATGTTCAACGATGCGCACGTCGAAAAAGTTATATCCTGTTGATTTCATCGTTAATTCGTTACGTTGAAAAACTTAGCGGAACATTTCCAATAGGACAAAAtgtgtccgaaatattataaGATTTTGGAAAGAGATTTGCAAaccaaatgtaaaaaataagcgaattatatcgagagagaattaataaataatatcctctagattttagaaaaaactaaataaaaattacattgaaataatataatactaaacaactaagatattaaaaacaagCTTAAATTTTAGCTTGTTAGTTTCGTTCTCTCTCGTTAAATTATAAGTAGATTATTTCATATATAACGTGTACAATAATGATAAGGTCTTTCCTTATTCTTGctaaacgcgataaaaatttacctATTATAACTGGTTGCGTGGTTAGAAAAATAAGCAGTGTCGAACTTCTTCGGACGTGTGCAGTTATTTTAAGTGATCTAGTGGCCAAAAAGTACGATATACGGACTTCATTTACATAATACCGAGTCTACTGCTCGGAATGCTACTCTCGTCGTATTAATGTAGagtaatataaaagaaactcACGAATTCCTTGTGATTACCTCGTAGGAGAATGCAATAAGGTCGATGGAAACATTCCACTTGCATTTTAAACTACAACGGCTAGTTAGTTAATTATCCTTTTTACGACTATTCTCAAAACTGCAATGTACTACGTAGATTGTAAAAGAAACACCGTACATCACGACTTACTTAAGTTTTAGACAATGCGAAATGACGCAAAGGAATGCAATCGATTTAGACGTATAATTTACCGTCGATattatacttaattatttatgtctGATTACGCTGAAGATTGTTTGTGCCATTCGATCGAGCAGTACCTATTTATTAGCGAAAAATTAACAACAGTCTCGATGGCGTCCTTCAGATATTTTTGGGAATTTATAAGAACTTTTACTCTGTTAAACGGAAATGCAGttgtataaaattgttatacatTACTCTATCGTACATCtgtataaaaagttatttctaTCTCATGTTAAAACGCCATACACTTATCACGTTTACTTATTAAAGGAGCTATTTATAATTTGGGGAGTTCTTAAAGTTTTACTTCTAAACATGTTCTCTTGAGGTATGTTAAAAGTATCCGATGCCTTATTTCCATAGATAAGTACGTCCTTAATATGCGTAAAactattaattgttaattgtaaCATAAATTCTTggttattatttctttattattctttattattgcGCTATGTTTCTAAACGTCTTTGACTCTAGTTACAGCAATCGTTGAGCCAATAAATTATACCGAGCAAGTTGCTAGAGCAAGTTCGAAGTGAACGATTCTGATTTCGAGCTTGGTTAAGCATAGAGTTGGCCGCCGATTCAAGCAGGCTCGATTGTTCTGTTGTCGGGCGTGCGCAAGCCCTCTCATTTTGTCATCGGCTAAGAAACGAAAGCAAAGAATGGAGGGTGTTCGAAAACAAAAGAAGTTTATTACTGGGCTCGCCAGTAGAAGCACGTAGAGAACGGGGAGCCGCCGCTACCGCCGCGAAGATGGGAGAGGTAGAAAGGGAtggtcgagaaagaaaggCCGGATGAAGGGGGACGATCAGTGGTTCCGCCACAGGCAACCCCCGTTATACTTTGTACCGCTTCTCTTAACTAGAACTTGATGAGCTGACGTGGTCTTTCAACGCGACACGCGGATATGGAAAATGGAAGAATcttcttatttaataaatatatcgtgaAAAATATGGCAACGGTATAAAACTAGTTTCTTgaaaggtaattttttttttttaattaaaaatacgataaTTTTACTTGCAAAAGTCTTGTGTTAATAAtataggaataaaaattaaatgtgtaGCGTTGACCACGCGGACTGGAATGATAATTCTGAATACTATGCTTCCAAATTTCTGCGTGTCTATATCAAAGTTATTTTGTTGGAACGCAAAATAGCATTGGGGGGTGAAGAAGCGACGAAGCGTCAGAGGTACAAGGGGCAAGGGAGGAAGGGAAATGAGCGTCGAGGGCTTCGTGCGACGTAACGACGAGGGGTACGCGGAGAAGAGGACGAGGATAGTAAacgaaaaggaagagagaacgaaagCGCAAGGGGGCAGAAAGAAAGCGAGAATACGGGCTATTGTGCGAAAAGAATCAGGTACCGTGCGCGTATGCGTTTTCAGAAGGGGGTTCGCTTGTGGCGCGACGCGGCCCCCGGGCTCTGTCAGAAAGAAAGGGGGtaagggagagggagaggagagggctaaaagagagaaagagaaagagaggcgggAAAGGGGAGAGTGGCGGGCATACGTGCACGACTACCACACGGCCTTCGCTTACTCCAACGAAAGAAAATCGATATGCATGATTCACGCACGCGAGAGCGTGCCGAAGAGGGTTGGAGGGAGACGAGGGGAGCCGGGGGGAGGTGGCGTTCCTGCTAGGGGAGCAGAAGgatgaagagagagaaggcgaGAGAGAAGCTGAAAGAAAGCCGCACGGTGGAGGAAGAGAACGACAGGGAAAGGTGAGGGGGAACGGACTCCACGCTCGCCGTCGCAGCGCACTTCTCTTCCCTCGGTCGCCTCGTGTTCTCGAAACGAAATGGGGGGACGAGCCTCCGGGTGTACGACAGTAGTACGCACACCGCGCCCGGACACACGCGTAATTCTATACGTAAGCGCccgcgcgcgtgttcccgCGCGTGACGGGGAGGGGTATACCCCGCGA contains the following coding sequences:
- the LOC139109769 gene encoding sorting nexin-13 isoform X3 yields the protein MKQLRSNRVQKGSASSSTSGGTPKKTPTHRRNKSETDVSWYSQSKFYIPNLSSLTEPIESSSDEKEDESLEKIFFDLEVQMENNLICRDLICTNDTQELEFLGEISEILLYLVLPKADFDCLTVRFVLRELLVNVIIRPLLDLFSDPDYINQACIWLCTKDGGLPSDIFLTVIRITDNLDELMATKNIVCKEIAHLRSKDSGGDDDLSVKQQLNSLVYVKKILETRIIGMQEGLETEADGIGAQPEWNRLLIPGQKLVNLPLDELLKNNIALSYFIDYMTSINAEAYLFFYLNIYGWRVSAEQQISDIELQKIQSAQSGTNVIGTKRKNPDLDNLKEAATKIYQQYLSDKASPKLQLDDTLVKSLLTRTKTESVKETWFDDLRNCCYEKLQNEDRFLPGFKRSLAYVKLLAELDLLKDSVSEDDAKSLDSISLSSTNNELDTLEELSEVYKTDDAKLVVKEGAKKSSSSTSLTSIGEANENKGSDEVDADPSNLKSVKNTRIGSTVEIEQITEKKDISFYVETNADQFVKLDENNYDQNAIKKLQQGRFEITATIIETGIVSDRGKTYGIYAIAVTKNYDSGYKEKWHIYRRYSDFYDLHQKIKEKYYDLAKIPFPAKKAFHNMERTVLERRMLMLNAWLCQLTKPAVMIGHMGLQNLLLAFLEQGDYDKGVTGGQISRTIDTLMNPLKTSMKSVTQAVKTMPDNMLSTVDGVMDNLSKIFGNPKKTSIFYESTKVSAGLDTETDDNIPLRIMLLLMDEIFDLKVRNQWLRRRIITLLRQIIRTMFGDIVNRRIVEYVSFMTSPSKVAGYLRLFKNSFWPNGVKAESKPPRDTEMKNRTRVAAKIALLSCLSDELKHIIGSETTRCGLLRVFELFQRPVLNRRLLYVLLEGVVETLFPQNNLVTIFRKLYSVSPRVKNKSKVKS